From Marmota flaviventris isolate mMarFla1 chromosome X, mMarFla1.hap1, whole genome shotgun sequence, the proteins below share one genomic window:
- the LOC114096636 gene encoding cancer/testis antigen 55, protein MLRILRRFMAFFQRRENPNRHLGLPQGDTKLKTVQGVVTSLCDDYGLIDESIYFSTNIVTENVPLKIGQKVTAVVEEDKTFVELKATKVDVIPDNFDVTKPLDSRIRVLVGYVTCIKKDTVYIDKKIYFSIDIVSEGFVPYKGDWLEVEYSTQPGTSNIKAHSVKPMNCKHVDEVCITSLQERHGMIDYTIFFTLDSLKLPDGYVPQPYDVVNVVIVESVQLCCVWRAVSMTPVQRSS, encoded by the exons ATGCTCAGAATTCTGAGAAGGTTTATGGCCTTCTTTCAGAGGAGGGAAAACCCTAACAGACATCTGGGGCTCCCACAAG GTGACACCAAATTGAAAACTGTGCAGGGAGTTGTGACAAGTTTATGTGACGATTATGGCTTGATTGATGAGTCCATCTACTTCAGTACTAATATAGTGACTGAAAACGTGCCTCTGAAAATTGGACAGAAAGTTACTGCAGTTGTGGAAGAAGataaaacatttgttgaattgaaAGCAACCAAA GTGGATGTCATCCCTGATAATTTTGATGTCACTAAACCACTGGACTCTAGAATCAGAGTTTTAGTTGGTTATGTTACCTGTATAAAGAAAGATACTGTCTATATTGATAAAAAAATTTACTTCTCTATAGACATTGTTTCTGAAG GTTTTGTGCCTTATAAGGGTGACTGGTTAGAAGTTGAATATTCCACACAGCCAGGCACCTCGAACATCAAGGCACACTCTGTGAAGCCAATGAACTGTAAGCATGTGGATGAG GTTTGCATTACTAGCCTGCAGGAAAGACATGGGATGATAGATTATACTATCTTTTTCACCTTGGATTCTCTGAAACTTCCTGATGGATATGTACCTCAACCATATGATGTTGTCAATGTGGTAATAGTGGAGAGTGTTCAGTTGTGCTGTGTTTGGAGAGCAGTTTCTATGACTCCAGTGCAAAGGTCATcataa